DNA sequence from the Corvus hawaiiensis isolate bCorHaw1 chromosome 6, bCorHaw1.pri.cur, whole genome shotgun sequence genome:
CTCTGGCGCGGGGGCCTGTTGATCTCCCGGTGTtcctcaatttttttcccatttttctgcgGGGGAGCAGGGACCTCCAAGCCAGACATATGTCTCCCTACACATTACGACGTATTTATTAACTGCtcacctgtgccagtgcctcaccaccgccctcacaggagagaatttcttcctaataccgaCTCTAAATTCATTCTCCTTCAATTTAAAGTCGTTACCCCAAAGCAAAGCCGTTCGTTCCAGGTTAGACTCTCCTTCAGTTTGTTATAGTTACACATGAGCAATGCCAAAGTCTCCAGTAAAATTCCACCACCTCAGTACATTGCAATGTATAGTGTAACTGAGagatatttattaataaaaacactTTCATACTAGAAAAACTGGCTGCAGTATTATTAGGAAAGGGAATTTTCACAACAATAGTTACATTGATCTTTCAGGGAGAGAAGTGGATTGAAAATCCTTTttctaagcagaaaaaaagaaaaccacctccagcttGCTATGGGGTAAAACACACAAGTACAAAAGGAAGATGTGCCTCATatctgacagcagcagctttcttaTTTTGCCTTCTGTAATCTTTTAGATAGTCATTTTATCTGTGTGCAAACTGCAGCTTTCTAGAGATACCTGGCACTGGATTCTGGCCTACAGCCCCACCATTCCCCAGACAAGCATCACTTTatcccacagagcagagaatatACCTCGATTCACAGGAGCCTACAGCATAACCATGactgggagcaggaaggaagaaacCCATCAGACTTCTAAAGTCATTAGATTTCAAGATGTGGCCGTCGTTTTAATCGCTTTAATCTTTTCCTGGTGCAGCCTTCTTATCGTCATTCATTTCTGATGCGAGCTAAACGATGACACCGAGCTGTGCATGTTCTCACCCAAGCCTTGACCACTTAGTAACCATGACAGCTGATGGTGATGGATACCTGAAGTTCCCTGGAAGACTTTAGCATCTCTGGAAATAGGAATCTGAGTGTGGAATGAACTCCAGCATCGTGGGCTTGAATGAGGCGCAGAGCGTTCCTTGGAGAATCCTCTGGAGAATAAGGTTTCTGTGGTTTGCAGCAGTCTCCAGAACAAATTCCATAGTGAATCTCACCATATCCATCTACTCAACCTGTAACCTTTGTGACTTTATCCCCATCCTGCAGTGTCTCCATAGCTTTTCTCCAAacctgccccacagcagcgTCTCCGAATATCTGTGAGAGAGGAGAACACGAGGATGCACATGCTTCAGTCTCATCCACCAAAATGGTGTAAGGGGCTGGTTTAAATTGGACTCACAAGGTGCCACGGTATGGATTCAGAAGCATCTAAAATCCACTCAAGACTCCTTATCCCTTAAATAGAACCAACACTGGATGACATGGAGagatttcattattttggaGGGGAACTTTGCTtcaaacacttttttaaaattccttctaCTTCGGAGGAAGAAACCAAAAGCATTTTCAATTTACCTTTTCCTAGGCTCCAGGACAGTTTTCCCTATGCTGTAAGTTGTCACACGCATAAAATTATTATCACCAGCAGGTCTTCATTTTATCCCAATGTATAAACCATTCTTGGAAAGACAGGAGTGGAGATGACAACGTACTTCTTTTGGGGATCTCACAGCCAATCAGccgctcccttctccctctctaaAATGTGGAATGGTGTTAGCATTGTCGTGTTACATTCACCTTGCATATATCCTGTTATATCCTGTCCTGCAATATTCACCTTGTGTGGAGGCAGAAAGTGCAGTGTGCTCGTTTCTGCTTCAATAAACGTGGGGATCTCACAAACAACGCTTTCTTGGATGTTTAGGCATAGCCAAACTCCCCTGCTGTGATGCCAGCTTAGGACTGACTGTATTTACCAGTGAGATCCAAGCCCCTGGAGACACACAGAGCTTCAGACACATTAAACTCTCTTCCAGCTGGAGGAATGCTGCTGTTGttaaatgcattaaatatttGTATAACAGCAGTATCCAGATGCCCCAGTTAGTGCAGCAGCAAGTTACTTAACGtgcagctctctgctgggaTTGTTCTATTATTTTAGCAACTCCTTTTCACAAAATAAAGCTGCTCACTGGTCAGCCTCTTCATTCCTCTCACACCAAAAAGCAGTGGGAGGAAATTGCTTGCTCTGCCTGtctgcttttccctgtgcaTCTGCTTCCTTTCACAATTTCCTGCATCCTGAAATAACACAGAGACATCCCACCTCATCTTTGATGAGGGATGGTAAAACTAGAGAAGGATTTCACGCAGGATAAAGCCAAATTCCTCTCAACCAGGTATATCAGCCCCTTTCCTACCAGTACCAGGAGGCATCCAGGGTCTCTCCATGCCCAAGTTCAAGTCAAAGGACACCTGGTCATCACCATGAGGGCTTGGAGGAGGAATTGATTGTAAAAAGAGATCACAAGAATGAattcctgctgttgctgcagctTCCATTTGTTACCTTGTCCTTCTTGTTCCTATATAACTTGTGTCCCACCCCCAAAAAAGAGACTGCTGGTTATGAGAGCAACTGTGAAGTACATGTAGGGAAGAATATTCTTGGAGGATCAGACGGCCCTTAGTACGTAAATGATATGTATTGGCATAAAAAGCACACTCAAAGGATGAGGTTTTAGTCGTGCCACTAATTCAGAACAGAGCAAACCACTCGgataattacaaaataaaaccaaaacaacgcCGGCAACAGCGACAAGTTGCCCAGCACTCACTGCAGAGGGCAACAGACAGCTTTGCACAGCGGCACAGCCGCTCACCCCGAGTTTATCTTGCATTCTCCTGGCTCTGACAGGACACAGCTGAACCACACAAAGTATCTGGCTGATATTCTCACGGAGGGTGGCCGAAAGCTAGGAGTCCCCGCGTTTCAGGCACCACTTTGTCACACCCACCCCAAAGGCTGGGAAtcaccccaggcaccagcacaggctggaggctgaccagggggaaaacagctttgcagaggacttgggggtcctggtggactcAGAGTTGAACGGATTTTAATACTTCAATATTTGAGCCAAGGTTTTAATGGCTCTCTTGGTTTTACTGGTCCTCTTTGAGCAAATCTGGGcacaacacagcagcagcagggggagaagTGCCAAAACTCAAGGAGCAGTCACTGTTCAACACTCCGCAGGAGAGGGCTCAGCAGTCAGCACAGCCAGACTCAGAAAATGCAAACCTTACAGCAATTAAACCATGTTCTGGTTGATCTTtacaaaaagaaagtaacaCATTTAAAACACAAGGACTTGTTGCTTAGGCTGCTTctagaagagaaacaaaaaagtatGATAAATGAGACAAAGTGTTCAAGGCTATCaaaaaagaaatagtaaaaaTGATTGCTTGAAGATTAGACACACGAAATACAGAGCTCCTTTTTGCACATATCAAAAAAGgagaatattttatatatgcaAGCATACAGCAATAAAACAAGTTTAAAAGTGCCACCATCAAAAAAGAGACATTGACAACGTAATAGAGAAAAAATGCTGCCATCAGGATGATTTAAGCATAAGGAATCTATCATCTTGTCCAACAAAAGATACCTCTGTGTTAACAAACCTTCCCCCAATTTATATTGAGTCAGTGCTTTAATACTTCTTCACCTGAAATGAGCCTGAGTTTGACAAATGATgctgcagcagtggaaaaagTCATTGTGCAGAAATTACTGTCTTCCAGTGTCTGTTTTTAATCAGGtgggaaaaatatgaaagaagtCTACTTGGAACTTGCTGAGTCTCTGGATGGGAAGCATGGATGCACCTCCCATGGAAACAACTGGAGTTCCATCCAGCTGTAAATACCAATAAATCACCACACACACCacgtttttcttttttgacatttttattaatCAAAGACAGGACAACTTCCATACTTTGAGTGATGGGAGAGATCCCAGGACACTTTCATAGCTACAATAAGCTCAACCAAAAGGTACACTGTGGAATACATCAGGGATTCAGAACAACACCCTTGTTGTGACTGGTGGactggtgtcactggtgtcACGAGGGTCCTCAGGAAGAGGATATCCCATTGGCAATGGACACAACTCTGGCAGGGAtatgccagcagctccagaagagaaagaggattTGGCATCCTGCCTGACTGAGAGGGTCCCCATGTACCAGAGACGTCCCAAGGTCTGACTCCCACCACGGAGCAGAGCAACGTAAGTGTTTCAGTATTTGAGCTCCAGACCTCTCACACCTACAGACTGAGCAGGTTTTGTTCATGCTATATAAATACACACCTATACTGTGCATTGGCATTTATGGAAAGAAAGTTCTGCAAGATTTTAATACTCCTAGGTGGAAGCTTGAAGGGTTAAGTTTACACGTCACTGTTttcaacaaaacccaaaagctaACTAGGTGGGGAAGTAACCTACATGTGCCATTTCAACTCCTTAGCATTTTATAATCGATTTTCAGTATACCAATAAATACTCAGTGCAAAGCACATGCTCACTTAAAATCCTAGGCATGGATAATgtatgaggaaaataaaaaaagaagctatCACAGGTTGTCTACATGCtcacagaaatatatatatataaaaaaaaaaagaaggaaaagtgttTCTCACTTATAgcagtattttggttttggtttaagAAATGTAGATGCTTTCTCCCAAAATAATAGCACTTGACAAGGTTATATCATTggcttgtaaaaaaaaaaaaggtacagtGATGGGAACAAAGCGTTTACATGACTTGAAACTGAATATTTCAATATTCATCACAAAGACTGCAGCAAAGTGCACTTATGATCCAACACGTCTTGTGTTAAGGGCAAATCCACTGCTTGGTCTGTGACAAGGAGgattcaaagcaaaacaaatcaaaacccacagaaatgcCAATCAAAAATAATGAGAGTTTATGGGATGGTAAAAAAATGACAGTTTCCAGCAGAAAGGCTGTAGTGTTCCTTCTCCTTCACATCACCCACTGGAGTTTGCCCAGGTTCTCCACAAGATAACATGACTTCACAAGAACTTATCTTCCCCATGAACATGGGGACAGATCAAAACACCCAATAACTGATAACAATGCACATCTCCTTCCCATGGATGGAGACAATGATTTATCGGACAGAACCTTGGGAAACAAAATTACAAGGGAATGTTTCTGCCTACGGACAGGAGCTGAAAATATGCAATATAGAAAAGAGTTAATGGTTTTGTGTAATTTCATCTTGAAAGGACAGCTTACAAATGAGGATTGTTACAGGAGCATCCATAACATGGCCATTACAGAAGCAATACTGAAGGCTGCTTTGTTAACCCCAGTAATTGCACTCTCATTGCACAGGTCGTGTTGGCAACaaaagaattcaaaattatcCAACTGGAAGAAATCAGCGATTTCATTCACACTGCACTGGGATGCCTTCCAGCAGGAGAAAGTTCTCAATTTACCTatggaacaaaaaaattaaacatattaAGAGAGTATTGACAGTAACACCATTTTTGGTACAGAAAGAGAAGCACTGCTTGGACTGCCACTGTTAGAAGAATAAAACAGTGAGAAGAAGGCAAAGCTCCATCTGTGACAGGGCCCATGGTGTAAACACAGAAATTGGATGGAGGCCTTGTGGTCTGTGTTGCCATGGCATCGGGGGGCAGTGGGGGGAGGCAGAAGCCTCGTGGTCTGGTTCTTCGACCCCACACCCAGAAATGTGTTGTACAAACCCAGCACAAACCTCCTACCAAGAAATACTCTGTACACAAAGAGTGGAAGGTCTGACCACAGTCCCACCCACAGCATGCTGCACAGGAGTGGCTAATAAGGTAGAAAACATACCCCCAGATTTTGTATCAAAGTGGCAATGAGAACGCGACACAAACTTTCAGGGACAGATCACTGGGCTCGGCCTCTCACCCTCCCCAGAAGGGACACTTTTTGGTAAGTCTTGTGTCCTGTAGTTCATGGGCCATTTGTGCCCCCAGCATCAGCCCTATAGTTCTGGTTTTGCCACAGCCATGTACTTGCTTTTTAAGTACAAGTGTTTAGAAGTTTCCAAATTTGCTTTCACTAGGAATTCAGGAGCGTGTACCCAACTCAGTCCAAATGACCCACTGGGAGATATGGGGAGGAGCTTGAGTGATACCTGGCATCCCCAGCCAGCTCAGCCTGcactcacagaatcatttaggctgaaAAAGACCTCCTGAGATCACCAGGTCCAACctttaacccagcactgccaagccctcCATTAACCCAtatccccaggtgccacatccacacagcttttaaatccctccagagatggggactccagcactgccctaagcagcctGAGCCAGCACTTGACAAGGCTTTCTGTGAAGAATGTGCAGAAGACAGAGCCTGAAGAGCAGATAAGGGTGGAAAAACACTGGTACAGTTTGTCCAGGGGGATgctggatgccccatccctggaaacattcaaggccagactctgagcaacctgatctagttgaagatgtccctccTAAAACACAGATCACTTCAccctcaggaaaaaagaatttattttaatagtgTGAATTCAGAAATGACTGAGCCCTTCACCTGCAGGTTTATTTTGTGGGCTACACATCCTTTATCTGTTTTTAAAGAGTaacaaattgtattttaaagtcaacgctgtctttatttttttccagctcctttgggtaggtttttgtttgtttgcttgcttgtttatTTGTTAGTGTATTTTTTCCAATCTGGATATAAAGGTATCTATGTACATGCTTGTACAACTACAACTCACCTATCTAAATCATCCCATTATTGCTTGGATATAAGCATGACCTTCAGAAGTATTTGCAAGCTCCTTTTGGGTGAGGCTGAGAAATGCATGCTAGGGCCAGATTAGAGGTGTCCAGGCAATGAAAACTGATCCAAGTGGGTTTATTTTAGGTCTGTGGGACACTGTACATACCAAATTTAATCTGCAAGCAGGTGTCCTCAGTCGTTAAGCAGGTGCTGTTGGTCCTGCACACGGAAGGGCTGTTGTCACAGTGGTAACATCTTAAGGTATAACCTAAGACAACAAGGGTTTCTCTTTACTGAATAATAAACTACTGAgtttattaaaaggaaaagaaaaaaaacaaaaaaagaagaaccaCTATCTGCATCTAATTGTCACAAAACAGATGCCCGGTGATTAAGATCAAGGCTTCAGCTAAAATTGTTAAACTCCAGACCTCAGTTAAAACTGACAAGCTTATGTCAGGATACCAATTGAGGCTGGCAATTTTGAAAGGCACATCTTGAAGCATGTATTTACgtcacttttttaaaaacaccatTATGCGCCTGCAGAACAAGATATTAAATGTTTGCTCCTTTTATCTGCTCTTGAAGACTGCCTGTTCCAGGCAATGACAGACACTTGCTGCTGAGTTTTAgtccatcctttttttttaaattccatctcctttccctctcATTCTACTGGTTTCCAATTCACACAAGAGAAATCCCATTTTCTAGCAACAAAACACCCGTTTTTTACTGTGTTAAGCAGCACCACATCCTGTCCCCAACTCTCTCTCCTGACCCAAGACAGTCAGAACAGAAACTGAGCCCTGCTTTGATGGTTACTGACATTCCCCACAATGGTATTGAATAATCCAGGCCTTTCTCActgtttttcctccctctggcATTTCTTTCCATGATTTTCTCAGCCCCTGTCATAACATTAAACCACGAAGTCCCTCTCTTCTACTCACCAGAGCCGCAAAAAGCAATCAGAACAATGCAGGCAGTCAGCAGGATGTAGTTCATCTTGGTCATGCTTCTTCCCTAATTTGAGGGCAGAAAGAGAGATTACAAGTTTATtctatttaaaagcaaagtgCCCGGTGATGAACTGAGGTTCCAAGACTTGTTTCAGCATAAAACTGAAAGCACTGgccaggaaaaacagggaaacacAAGAGGGAAAAGTAACAGCACTTTCCAAGGGAGGATTTTTATTCTGAGAACAGGATTTTTATTCTCAGAACTGGTATTTGAGCCCTGACAGGCTCAGATGagtctcctctctcctctctgatTACACCATTCAACAGGCCTCCCAATTTCTCACAGCCACAAATGCACCTAGCAAAGAGAAAGGTCTcaaatgctttttctctttcagcaatTCCCCAGTAACCCTGGAGCCAGActgctctcctttctcctctctcatgGGGTTGCAAGAGGTTTGGCTGCTCTACAGGAGCTTTtgcctctcctctcccaaaATTTCTCCCTCTCACTGAGGGACTGACACAGGCAATAACTCACCAAGTGCCTGCAGCAGTGGCTCAGGTCTCCATGGCTGCTGCAATCCGTAGGCAGCAGTGCGATGGGAAggtcaggaattttttttaacacaggCAGCTCCAAAGCAGGAGTTCTCAGACAGATTTCTGCACACTGAACTACAATCACAGCTCCTACTGAAAAATCTTTGCTATTGCAGAGTAGGATATTCTGAGGAGGCATCAAGCAGacacagcagggagagaaggacCATACTTGCGCTAGGAGGGCATGATTTATGTTTGTCTTTAAAGCCCAAGTGGCACTGAAAGTTCCAAAATATTAAAGGTATTCAGATAACAAGTTTTTCATCTGATAAAAGTGTAGTGAAAGAGTCACTGCTCGTAATTCTGCCTGCAGCTGTAAGATTTTAGCATAGCATGCCTTAACCATGTTAGGATGGAGCTTTTTCCTCCCAGGACACTGACTGAGGACTTGAAAAGATGGGTTCACagcaaaaaaagtatttaaatgcTTCTCAACCTTAAGTCTAGTTAATTTTTCtactgacaaaaaaacccaaacctcacctaacaaaaaaaccaaatctaTCCAAAAGAACCTAAAGAAACCCCACCCaatgatgaaaaaaaccaacccactttcttttttttctcctttcggTATGACTTACTGTTGAGCAGAGGGAAACAATAAATAACAAACCCATAATGTGCAAGATTAGCTGATTGTCTGTGGTAAACAACTTTGCAAGAAGCTTTTCAAGGCCAGAGGCTCGTCCCACAGTGACATGGATCTGCAGGAGTGCTGTTAAATCTGGTGGTTACAGCAAGAGCCCTTCTGGACAGCAAAGAGAACCACCCTGGGAATCTCTCCATCTTCTGGGAGTCCTCAGTCACCCATGTGTCAGCAGACAAAAACAGCTTTGCCTTTTAGCAACACCAAGTCATGACCAGCATAAATGTCAGGCAGATGAATAAAAATCATCAGAGCCAGCCAAACAGTAGCAATTCAGTGCATctattttcatgaaaatgagTAATTGTTTCTGTGAGAGACATCAGGAAATTCTGGCCTTTGGAAAACAATGAATACATACATAAATAGCAATTCACaacgcagcttaaaagaaatgaaaacagaaaacatctcCTAAGCTGAATTTTCTAAATTAGCCTTATAAGTCAAACGTCCGACCCATCTCAAGGACAAGAAACAGGAACTGCAACAGCACGGAAGGCTCAGTGCCTGCTTGTGAAACAGAATTTCTCTGCAGTCCCACCTGGGAGAAGGCAAGGGGACAGGACCTGCTCCTGCTGTCATCGTAAATGACCGCACGGGGGGAAAGGatggggggaaggggagcaggagcCGCCTCCcgcagggagcagctccccgTCTCCCGTGCCCGCACACGGCGGGGCAGGTGCCGGCGCCTGctggccccgctccagcgcCGTGCGCGGCCGCTCCGGCCctcggccccgcgcagcgcagcgcagCGCACTGCGGTGCGGCCGCCGTGACTCAGGGCACGGCCACGGCCAGAGCACACCTGCCCCGGGCCAAGCACACAATCCCACCCAAACCCTCCCCCCGGCTCCCCGCAGCTCCCGGGAAAAGCCGCCTTTCTCCCCGCTTTCTgcctccttctttcccccacGGCGGGGACCTGCGCGCTCCCCCCCGCGGCCACCGCTTGGCTTCGCCgggctcccgccgctcccgccgctgctCCGGGCACGTCCCGCTCACCTTCCCCGGGCAAATCCTGGCGTGTgcggggagcagggctgcgCCGCTAATTCGCCCGTGCCTCCTGTCCCGGCGGTGCCGCctccggggcggggcggcggccgggAGCCGCTGACGGGAGCCGCTGGCGGGAGAAGCGCTCCCTCAGGCCGGGCGGCGGGAGGTCGCTGCgcgctccctgctcccacaggccGGGGAGCTTCCAGGGAACGCGTGTGCCCCCCTCCCTCACGCGTCATGTGGGCATGCCTGTGGCCATCGCCACTTTGGTTAAATCCTGGGATGGCTgcggttggaagggaacttcaGGAACGAGAGTTCTTACCACggaccttccactaaaccaggttgctccacGCCCCACtgaacttggccttgaacactaaGGGCATGGGGCAGTCACACCTTCTCTGGGAAAcccgtgccagggcctcaccctGCTctgataaataatttcttcctagtattcCATCTAAACTTACCCCCTGTCATTTTAAatccattcccctttgtcctgtcatgCCAGGCCCTTATCCAAGGTCCTTCTCCACTTCTCTTGGAggccctttaggtactggaaggggctctatgGTCTCCCCAGAGAGAGATACCTCATGGTATGAATTAATAGATTACAGAAAGCAGTGAAGAGTTTTAGAACACACAAAGGAACAACCAGGAATGGCAAGTGGCCGTTTCCTCCAGAGGTACCTGAATGTAGATTTAAACATTCACAACCCAGGAAAACATTGAACAGCAATAGAAATGAGGACCCCAAAAGTATTTTACTAATACTTAGATCCATGctatctagaaaaaaaaaagttcagtgcTGACTTGAGGACAATATGAAATACCTGTAAAACTACCAGTTGTATTTAAAAAGGACTCTTAGGTTTAATTTTGTTACCACACCAAAACTGCCGTTTTACTTACTAAACCTAAAGCAAACCCTAAATCACTCAGAACTTACATCAGATTCTCTGAGTGTGTTGATTACCAGTCAGCTCAGCATGTGATCTTCTGTCTCTTCTGTCTAAAAGATTTTACTTCTGTTTAAGCCATAAATAGAAGCAAAGGGATGTAAGATTCTTGTGGTTTATTGGATGTAACTTATTAAATGAGAATCCCTCAATTAATatgatagaaaaaaaccctgtataATTCACTTAGATGAGGGACTGGAAACAAGGAACATCAGCCACAGCTGAACATTtacctgttttcctttcccaaaatcTGGCAACAGTCCCTCCAACAGAGCACACATTTATCTGTATCATCACACATAAATGGTATTTCAAACTTGACCTGAATTTTCCACCTTAAATTCTTTGCATAAATTTTGACAAATTAaacagtgacaggaaaaaataaaaccagcaccAGAATACTGGAATAACTTGCACAGCAACTTTCAGTtgggttttctttatttaaCTGGCTGGCACaccatttgtttttctctctgtggtgCAGCCATGGCAAAGAAATCGTGGCCAAAGGTCCTCTCCATGAAACCATTCAGCCAGcaaaatcccacaaaaatgTTGAAAGAATCCTACAGAGCAATTATAAAGAGCCTGTCAGCATAGGGACAGAAAAAGAACCGGACCAGTTACATGTTTGTGTTGGATGTGCCAGGGTTTCAGCACAAGCTGAGTCCACAGGTGTTCAGCGAGGCGGGTTTTGCCTGGCCAGGTGAAGTCCTAACCAAGCCTCAGAGTCAGGTCTGAGTCAGGAGAAGGTGGCAGAGCTTCAGGCTGAGCCTGCAGGATGGTGGCCGATGGGAAGGACATTCCCATGATTCCAGTGACCACAGGAAGCGTTTGGCAGCTGCATGCACTGGAGTGACAGCTGCCCCACACCTGTGCCCAGCCAGAGCGGTGAGGTGCTGTCTGCGGCAGCGGGACCTCGACTcaattctctgctgctgctcagtgaaCATTCCCACaggccagcagtgctgccaaaCATCACCAACTCCTTTGTTTCTGATTTCACATTGATCCCATGATTCCGTGATTCACGCTCCTGGAATAACCTTCTGTTTGGGAGGGGTGAGGAGAGCCACGGGTTTCAGCCCCACTTCAAATGCACATcatgaggagctgcagcacttcTGGCAGCTCCAGGCAACACACCCTGTGCTAAAATAGCTGCCTGAAGCAAAGAAATACCCTTTGCCCTGC
Encoded proteins:
- the CD59 gene encoding CD59 glycoprotein isoform X1; this encodes MPPQNILLCNSKDFSVGAVIVVQCAEICLRTPALELPVLKKIPDLPIALLPTDCSSHGDLSHCCRHLGRSMTKMNYILLTACIVLIAFCGSGYTLRCYHCDNSPSVCRTNSTCLTTEDTCLQIKFGKLRTFSCWKASQCSVNEIADFFQLDNFEFFCCQHDLCNESAITGVNKAAFSIASVMAMLWMLL
- the CD59 gene encoding CD59 glycoprotein isoform X2, whose translation is MTKMNYILLTACIVLIAFCGSGYTLRCYHCDNSPSVCRTNSTCLTTEDTCLQIKFGKLRTFSCWKASQCSVNEIADFFQLDNFEFFCCQHDLCNESAITGVNKAAFSIASVMAMLWMLL